One Methylobacterium oryzae DNA window includes the following coding sequences:
- a CDS encoding histidine kinase, which produces MADYYPLLARALDALPDRTPALRKAVYDRARNALISQLRSLDPPLSEADIDLERRALDAAIERLEVDHGGLPAPANDAAQAPGAPAPATVSAPPSAPAVPAPAAPEPAIPEPIVPAATEPEIPEPSPPEPGSGPALAPILPSAKPPFAVAARDGDREAADGPREAPIPIAPPRPGTPQTAAPDTAPLVAETSGAEVPAVEDPDAEAAEGAGGRQRPRIEVVPPRTGRSRVLRNVFVGGVLAVVIGLIAVAAFLLRDRPQNLPSSGTETADTQQPEGETKFGDRVGGDAAPAPKAPTRVENGAPARAAATPAPADAGVAVAQRAELVEEATGAEGGQPTVTPGRVTWRLETVNGDQGQPVQNAVVATVTIPDAGLTLVMTIQRNLDATLPASHTVSLAFSQSGSNAASRTVQDVGLLQAKDEQSARGSPVSGLPVRVRDNLFLIGLSSLQNDVERNTDLLLHRNWFDIALRYTSGRRAVLTFEKGAAGAQVMQNAFDAWQ; this is translated from the coding sequence ATGGCCGATTACTACCCGCTTCTGGCGCGCGCGCTCGACGCGCTGCCGGACCGAACGCCCGCCCTGCGCAAGGCGGTCTACGACCGCGCGCGCAACGCCCTGATCAGCCAGCTGCGCTCCCTCGATCCGCCGCTGTCGGAGGCCGATATCGATCTCGAGCGTCGGGCGCTCGACGCCGCGATCGAGCGGCTCGAGGTCGATCACGGCGGCCTCCCGGCCCCCGCCAACGATGCCGCGCAGGCGCCCGGGGCGCCCGCTCCGGCCACGGTTTCGGCGCCGCCATCAGCACCGGCCGTGCCCGCACCCGCCGCGCCAGAGCCCGCCATCCCAGAGCCGATCGTCCCCGCGGCGACGGAGCCGGAGATCCCGGAGCCGTCCCCGCCGGAGCCGGGATCCGGTCCCGCGCTGGCGCCCATCCTCCCGTCGGCGAAGCCGCCGTTCGCGGTGGCGGCCCGCGACGGGGATCGGGAGGCCGCGGACGGGCCGCGCGAGGCACCGATCCCGATCGCGCCGCCCCGTCCGGGCACGCCGCAGACGGCCGCGCCCGACACGGCCCCGCTGGTCGCCGAGACGTCCGGCGCCGAGGTGCCCGCCGTCGAGGACCCTGACGCCGAGGCGGCCGAGGGCGCGGGCGGGCGTCAGCGTCCGCGGATCGAGGTGGTCCCCCCGCGCACCGGTCGGTCGCGCGTGCTGCGCAACGTCTTCGTGGGCGGTGTCCTGGCTGTGGTGATCGGCCTGATCGCCGTCGCGGCCTTCCTGCTGCGCGACCGGCCGCAGAACCTGCCGTCGAGCGGCACGGAGACCGCGGACACGCAGCAGCCGGAAGGCGAGACCAAGTTCGGCGACCGGGTCGGCGGCGACGCCGCCCCGGCCCCCAAGGCCCCGACGCGCGTCGAGAACGGTGCGCCGGCACGGGCCGCGGCCACGCCCGCGCCGGCCGACGCGGGCGTCGCGGTCGCGCAGAGGGCGGAACTCGTCGAGGAGGCGACGGGGGCCGAGGGCGGTCAGCCGACCGTGACGCCGGGGCGGGTGACGTGGCGGCTCGAGACCGTCAACGGGGATCAGGGGCAGCCGGTCCAGAACGCCGTCGTCGCCACCGTGACCATCCCGGATGCCGGCCTGACGCTGGTGATGACCATCCAGCGCAATCTCGACGCGACCCTGCCGGCCTCCCACACGGTGAGCTTGGCCTTCAGCCAGAGCGGCAGCAACGCCGCGTCCAGAACCGTCCAAGATGTCGGGTTGCTCCAGGCCAAGGACGAGCAGAGCGCCCGCGGCTCGCCGGTCTCGGGCCTGCCGGTTCGGGTACGCGACAACCTGTTCCTGATCGGCCTGTCGTCGCTGCAGAACGACGTCGAGCGCAACACCGACCTGCTCCTCCACCGGAACTGGTTCGACATCGCCCTGCGCTACACGTCCGGCCGCCGGGCGGTCCTGACCTTCGAGAAGGGCGCCGCCGGCGCCCAGGTGATGCAGAACGCCTTCGACGCCTGGCAGTGA
- a CDS encoding D-amino-acid transaminase → MTAPRIVYLNGQFLPYEEARVPIMDRGFLFADGIYEVSAIIDGKLVDNAAHLVRLDRSLGEIGIRNPHDAAGWERLQTELVARNGVSEGLVYMQVTRGVAERDFAFPKAGTEPTVVMFTQAKTVLANPLAESGARVITVEDLRWKRRDIKSVALLAQVLAKQQAAEAGVAEAWMVEDGAVTEGSSSTAFIIGRDRVLVTRPLSTALLPGITRASVLRLAQEADLRIEERLIPVDEVYAAQEAFYTSASAFVMPVVEIDGRSIGEGRPGALTRRLRELYIEAARQG, encoded by the coding sequence GTGACCGCTCCCCGCATCGTCTACCTCAACGGCCAGTTCCTTCCCTACGAGGAGGCGCGCGTGCCGATCATGGACCGCGGCTTCCTGTTCGCCGACGGCATCTACGAGGTCTCGGCGATCATCGACGGCAAGCTCGTCGACAACGCCGCGCACCTCGTGCGCCTCGACCGCTCGCTCGGCGAGATCGGCATCCGCAACCCGCACGACGCGGCGGGCTGGGAGCGCCTGCAGACCGAGCTCGTCGCCCGCAACGGCGTCAGCGAGGGGCTCGTCTACATGCAGGTGACCCGCGGGGTGGCCGAGCGCGACTTCGCCTTCCCTAAGGCCGGCACCGAGCCCACCGTGGTGATGTTCACGCAGGCCAAGACCGTGCTCGCCAACCCGCTCGCCGAGAGCGGCGCCCGGGTGATCACCGTCGAGGACCTGCGCTGGAAGCGGCGGGACATCAAGTCGGTGGCCCTGCTGGCGCAGGTGCTCGCCAAGCAGCAGGCGGCCGAGGCCGGCGTCGCTGAGGCCTGGATGGTCGAGGACGGCGCGGTCACCGAGGGCTCCTCCTCGACCGCGTTCATCATCGGCCGCGACCGCGTGCTCGTGACCCGGCCGCTCTCCACGGCGCTCCTGCCGGGCATCACCCGGGCCTCGGTGTTGCGCCTCGCGCAGGAGGCCGACCTGCGCATCGAGGAGCGGCTGATCCCGGTGGACGAGGTCTACGCGGCCCAGGAGGCCTTCTACACCAGCGCCTCCGCCTTCGTGATGCCGGTCGTCGAGATCGACGGGCGGTCAATCGGCGAGGGGCGGCCGGGCGCGCTGACCCGGCGCCTGCGCGAGCTCTACATCGAGGCCGCCCGCCAGGGTTGA
- a CDS encoding RluA family pseudouridine synthase gives MVDNVQDERAGIVAEGGVRLDRALVALFPDLSRARLQDLIRTGRVQRDGLPALDPAAKVAAGARIVLTVPPAAPAEPVAEAADLPIVHEDDDLIVIDKPAGLVVHPAPGHESGTLVNALIAHCGASLSGIGGVRRPGIVHRLDKDTSGLIVVAKNDVAHQGLTAQFADHGRSGPLERAYAAVVWGLPQPRAGTIQASLARSRFHREKIAVVSDASGRHAVTHYAVAEAYREAALVRCRLETGRTHQIRVHLAHRGHPLLGDTVYGGAFRTKAARLTPEARAALAALGRQALHAELLGFSHPRTGATLRFESPLPPDMAALVQALRAEEDGPPRP, from the coding sequence GTGGTGGACAACGTGCAGGACGAGCGGGCCGGGATCGTGGCCGAGGGAGGCGTGCGGCTCGACCGGGCGCTGGTCGCGCTGTTCCCGGATCTATCCCGGGCTCGGCTGCAGGATCTGATCCGCACCGGCAGGGTTCAGCGGGACGGTCTCCCGGCGCTCGACCCGGCCGCCAAGGTCGCCGCGGGCGCGCGCATCGTGCTCACGGTGCCCCCGGCAGCCCCGGCGGAGCCGGTGGCCGAGGCCGCGGATCTGCCGATCGTCCACGAGGACGACGACCTGATCGTCATCGACAAGCCCGCCGGCCTCGTGGTCCATCCCGCCCCGGGCCACGAGAGCGGCACGCTGGTCAACGCCCTGATCGCCCATTGCGGGGCCAGCCTGTCGGGCATCGGCGGCGTCCGCCGGCCCGGCATCGTCCACCGCCTCGACAAGGACACGAGCGGCCTGATCGTCGTCGCCAAGAACGACGTGGCCCACCAGGGCCTCACCGCCCAGTTCGCCGATCACGGCCGGTCCGGACCGCTGGAACGCGCCTACGCCGCCGTGGTCTGGGGCCTGCCCCAGCCGCGGGCCGGGACGATCCAGGCAAGCCTCGCGCGGTCGCGCTTCCACCGGGAGAAGATCGCCGTCGTCTCGGACGCGAGCGGGCGCCACGCCGTCACCCACTACGCCGTAGCCGAGGCGTATCGCGAGGCCGCCCTCGTAAGGTGCCGCCTGGAGACGGGCCGCACCCACCAGATTCGCGTGCATCTCGCCCATCGCGGACACCCCCTGCTCGGGGACACGGTCTACGGCGGCGCCTTCCGGACCAAGGCGGCCCGCCTGACGCCGGAGGCCCGCGCCGCCCTCGCGGCGCTCGGGCGCCAGGCACTCCACGCGGAACTGCTCGGCTTCAGCCACCCGCGGACCGGCGCGACGCTGCGGTTCGAGAGCCCGCTACCGCCCGATATGGCCGCGCTGGTGCAGGCGCTGAGGGCGGAAGAGGACGGGCCGCCGCGCCCGTAA
- a CDS encoding adenylosuccinate synthase, which translates to MANVVVVGAQWGDEGKGKIVDWLSEQADIVVRFQGGHNAGHTLVIDGVTYKLALLPSGVVRGGKLSVIGNGVVVDPWHLIDEIERIKAQGVDVSPSSLRIADNATLILPLHRELDHFRETANAGLKIGTTKRGIGPAYEDKVGRRAIRVVDLADPDALPAKIERVLTHHNALRRGLGIDEVNAEALLTELKAIAPKILPFADTVWSLLDEERRAGKRILFEGAQGALLDVDHGTYPFVTSSNIVAAQAATGSGLGPGAIGYVLGIAKAYTTRVGEGPFPTELFDEIGETIGSRGREFGVNTGRKRRCGWFDAVLVRQTVRTSGIHGIALTKLDILDGFEEIRVCTGYLLDGQPIDHLPASQAAQARIEPVYEVIPGWSETTAGARSWADLPAQAIKYVRRIEELIGAPVALLSTSPERDDTILMHNPFED; encoded by the coding sequence ATGGCCAACGTCGTCGTTGTGGGCGCCCAGTGGGGCGACGAGGGCAAGGGCAAGATCGTCGACTGGCTCTCCGAGCAGGCCGACATCGTGGTCCGTTTCCAGGGCGGCCATAACGCCGGCCACACGCTCGTCATCGACGGCGTGACCTACAAGCTGGCGCTGCTGCCGTCGGGCGTCGTCCGCGGCGGCAAGCTCTCGGTCATCGGCAACGGTGTCGTGGTCGATCCCTGGCACCTGATCGACGAGATCGAGCGGATCAAGGCGCAGGGCGTGGACGTCTCGCCGTCCTCCCTGCGGATCGCCGACAACGCGACGCTGATCCTTCCCCTCCACCGCGAGCTGGATCATTTCCGCGAGACGGCCAATGCCGGACTGAAGATCGGCACGACCAAGCGCGGCATCGGGCCGGCCTACGAGGACAAGGTCGGCCGCCGCGCGATCCGGGTCGTCGACCTCGCCGACCCCGACGCGCTGCCGGCCAAGATCGAGCGCGTGCTGACCCACCACAACGCCCTTCGGCGCGGCCTCGGGATCGACGAGGTCAACGCCGAGGCGCTGCTGACCGAGCTGAAGGCGATCGCGCCGAAGATCCTGCCCTTCGCCGACACCGTGTGGTCGCTGCTCGACGAGGAGCGCCGGGCCGGCAAGCGCATCCTGTTCGAGGGCGCGCAGGGCGCGCTGCTCGACGTCGACCACGGCACTTACCCGTTCGTGACCTCCTCCAATATCGTTGCCGCGCAGGCGGCGACGGGCTCGGGCCTCGGCCCGGGCGCGATCGGCTACGTCCTGGGCATCGCCAAGGCGTACACGACCCGCGTCGGCGAGGGACCGTTCCCCACCGAGCTGTTCGACGAGATCGGCGAGACCATCGGCAGCCGCGGGCGCGAGTTCGGCGTCAATACCGGGCGCAAGCGCCGCTGCGGCTGGTTCGACGCCGTGCTGGTGCGCCAGACGGTCCGGACCTCCGGCATCCACGGCATCGCGCTGACCAAGCTCGACATCCTCGACGGCTTCGAAGAGATCCGCGTCTGCACCGGCTACCTGCTGGACGGCCAGCCGATCGACCATCTGCCGGCGAGCCAGGCCGCGCAGGCCCGGATCGAGCCGGTCTACGAGGTGATCCCGGGCTGGTCGGAGACGACCGCGGGGGCCCGGTCCTGGGCGGATCTGCCCGCGCAGGCGATCAAGTACGTGCGCCGGATCGAGGAGCTGATCGGGGCGCCGGTGGCGCTGCTGTCGACCTCGCCCGAGCGCGACGACACGATCCTCATGCACAACCCGTTCGAGGATTGA
- a CDS encoding FAD-dependent monooxygenase, which produces MPASTVISGASSTETQAALVSGASFAGLATAFWLNQLGYRVTVVEVAPGLRRGGTPVDIEGETIAILTRMGLMDAVSARTLPPRRFAFKDAENATLGDMAHHPDDEGGPRYEIHRDDLLDVLCGAIEGDVELRFNRSIVAIEERPEAVSATFSDGSQHEFALICGCDGNRSNTRRLVFGDGEQFAHFMGGYFYLKVVPDTGLLEPNSSELFAVPGRMAMLTGYDDRTDIGFGFRTAGEIEYDYRNKDQQRRLIRKNFSGLKWKVPDMLARMGEDNDFYFDRISQIRMPTWSHGRIVLVGDAGYCVSPFAGLGGSMAIIGAGRLADALARHPDNHAAAFQDYEEGLRPFVEQVQERAAIDSIQMLFPGDDGEMAERDRKLAIGDIGV; this is translated from the coding sequence ATGCCAGCGTCAACCGTGATATCCGGTGCGTCCTCCACCGAAACGCAAGCCGCACTCGTCAGCGGCGCGAGCTTCGCCGGCTTGGCCACAGCATTCTGGCTGAACCAGCTTGGATACCGCGTCACGGTAGTTGAGGTCGCACCGGGTCTGCGGCGCGGCGGGACGCCCGTCGACATCGAGGGCGAGACAATCGCAATCCTGACACGCATGGGCTTGATGGACGCTGTTAGCGCTCGAACGCTTCCCCCTCGACGCTTCGCCTTCAAGGATGCGGAAAACGCAACGCTGGGCGATATGGCCCACCACCCAGACGATGAGGGGGGGCCGCGCTACGAGATCCACCGCGACGACCTGTTGGATGTTCTGTGCGGCGCGATCGAGGGGGATGTGGAACTGCGGTTCAACCGTTCGATCGTGGCGATTGAAGAGCGTCCGGAGGCGGTGTCGGCGACGTTCAGCGACGGCAGTCAGCACGAATTCGCACTGATATGTGGTTGCGATGGAAACCGCTCCAATACGCGCAGACTGGTGTTCGGCGACGGTGAGCAGTTCGCCCATTTCATGGGCGGATATTTCTACCTCAAAGTCGTGCCAGACACCGGACTGCTCGAACCGAACAGCTCGGAGCTTTTTGCCGTTCCTGGGCGGATGGCGATGCTGACCGGCTATGACGATCGCACGGATATTGGCTTCGGGTTTCGCACAGCCGGCGAGATCGAATACGACTACCGGAACAAGGATCAGCAACGTCGCCTGATCAGGAAAAATTTTTCCGGTCTGAAGTGGAAAGTACCGGATATGCTCGCTCGTATGGGCGAGGACAACGACTTCTATTTTGATCGTATCAGCCAGATCAGGATGCCGACGTGGTCTCACGGGCGCATCGTTCTTGTCGGCGACGCAGGCTATTGCGTGTCCCCGTTCGCAGGCCTCGGTGGCTCGATGGCCATCATCGGCGCAGGAAGGCTGGCCGACGCCCTGGCGCGGCATCCGGACAACCATGCCGCCGCATTTCAGGATTATGAGGAAGGGCTACGGCCGTTCGTTGAGCAAGTACAAGAACGGGCCGCGATCGACAGCATACAGATGCTATTTCCCGGCGACGATGGCGAAATGGCAGAGCGAGATCGTAAGCTGGCCATCGGTGACATCGGCGTTTGA
- a CDS encoding helix-turn-helix transcriptional regulator — translation MSLRGRQDDATPLPAARFEISPRRGLRREESARYVGVSPSKFDEMVRDGRMPKPKRIDGCVVWDLRRLDLAWDALGGDDAGHNPWD, via the coding sequence ATGAGCCTACGCGGCCGCCAGGATGACGCGACACCTCTACCGGCGGCTCGGTTCGAGATCAGCCCCCGGCGCGGCCTGCGCCGCGAAGAATCGGCCCGCTACGTCGGCGTCAGCCCCTCGAAATTCGACGAGATGGTCCGGGACGGCCGAATGCCGAAGCCGAAACGGATCGACGGGTGCGTGGTCTGGGACCTCCGGCGTCTCGACTTGGCGTGGGACGCTCTCGGCGGCGATGATGCAGGCCACAACCCGTGGGACTGA
- a CDS encoding TetR/AcrR family transcriptional regulator: protein MLDRRTRKRLATRQAISDAATRLFMEHGFDRVTVDEIAEAADVGRMTVFNHFPRKEDMFFDREDEVRGMVAAAIHGRDEGASPVTALRLLAHRCIEDRNPLLPLFGASLSFVATALASEALKARARQMCSEFTRVLAEMMAEAVDRPADDPDAHLVAGLLVATWSVAFFEGYKVAETPGDAAAAGRVFLRLIDRGFQAAAGAAAGTPYAEAG, encoded by the coding sequence ATGCTGGACAGGCGCACCCGGAAGCGGCTGGCGACGCGCCAAGCCATCTCCGATGCAGCCACGCGTCTGTTCATGGAGCACGGCTTCGACCGGGTGACGGTCGACGAGATCGCGGAGGCCGCCGATGTCGGCCGCATGACTGTATTCAATCACTTCCCTCGCAAGGAGGACATGTTCTTCGATCGTGAGGATGAGGTACGCGGAATGGTGGCCGCGGCCATCCACGGGCGGGATGAGGGAGCAAGCCCGGTCACGGCACTGCGCTTGCTCGCTCATCGTTGTATCGAGGACCGGAACCCTCTCCTCCCGCTTTTCGGTGCGTCGCTGAGCTTCGTGGCGACGGCACTGGCCAGCGAGGCGCTGAAGGCGCGCGCCCGCCAGATGTGCAGCGAGTTCACGCGCGTTTTGGCAGAGATGATGGCAGAGGCGGTTGATCGACCCGCGGACGATCCCGACGCGCATCTGGTGGCGGGCTTGCTCGTGGCGACGTGGAGCGTCGCCTTCTTCGAAGGGTACAAGGTGGCTGAAACGCCCGGCGACGCCGCGGCTGCCGGACGCGTCTTTCTTCGTCTGATCGATCGTGGTTTCCAAGCCGCCGCGGGCGCGGCAGCGGGAACTCCCTATGCCGAAGCGGGATGA
- the rpoH gene encoding RNA polymerase sigma factor RpoH yields MAGTLPVLANEGGLSRYLDEIRKFPMLEPSEEFTLAKAWRDAGDREAAHRLVTSHLRLVAKIAMGYRGYGLPIGEVVSEGNVGLMQAVKRFDPDKGFRLATYAMWWIKAAIQEYILRSWSLVKMGTTANQKKLFFNLRKAKGKISALDEGDLKPDQVKQIATRLGVPEQDVIDMNRRLSGDTSLNAPLREEGEGEWQDWLVDNSPSQETVLAREQEGQNRLSALKDALGVLNPRERRIFEARRLAEDPITLEDLSGEFGVSRERVRQIEVRAFEKVQEAVKRNIASRELPRTGIEAR; encoded by the coding sequence ATGGCCGGTACGCTGCCCGTGCTCGCCAACGAAGGTGGCCTCTCGCGCTACCTCGACGAGATTCGCAAGTTCCCGATGCTGGAGCCGTCGGAAGAGTTCACGCTGGCGAAGGCCTGGCGCGACGCCGGCGACCGCGAGGCCGCGCACCGGCTCGTGACGTCGCACCTGCGCCTGGTCGCCAAGATCGCCATGGGCTACCGCGGCTACGGCCTGCCGATCGGCGAAGTCGTGTCGGAGGGCAATGTCGGCCTCATGCAGGCGGTCAAGCGCTTCGATCCCGACAAGGGCTTCCGTCTGGCCACCTACGCGATGTGGTGGATCAAGGCGGCGATCCAGGAATACATCCTGCGCTCGTGGTCGCTCGTGAAGATGGGCACGACCGCGAACCAGAAGAAGCTGTTCTTCAACCTGCGCAAGGCGAAGGGCAAGATCTCGGCCCTCGACGAGGGTGACCTCAAGCCCGATCAGGTGAAGCAGATCGCCACCCGTCTCGGCGTGCCCGAGCAGGACGTGATCGACATGAACCGGCGCCTGTCCGGCGACACGTCGCTCAACGCGCCCCTGCGCGAGGAGGGCGAGGGCGAGTGGCAGGACTGGCTCGTGGACAACAGCCCGAGCCAGGAGACCGTGCTGGCGCGGGAGCAGGAGGGTCAGAACCGCCTCTCCGCGCTCAAGGACGCCCTCGGTGTGCTCAATCCGCGCGAGCGCCGCATCTTCGAGGCCCGGCGCCTCGCCGAGGACCCGATCACCCTGGAGGATCTCTCCGGCGAGTTCGGCGTGTCCCGCGAACGCGTCCGGCAGATCGAGGTCCGCGCCTTCGAGAAGGTGCAGGAAGCGGTCAAGCGCAACATCGCGAGCCGCGAGCTGCCCCGGACCGGCATCGAGGCCCGCTGA
- a CDS encoding alpha/beta fold hydrolase: MAANGITLAYDSFGDGAAETILLIAGLGTQMIRWTDAFCLELVTRGFRVVRFDNRDTGRSTHFAEHGAMDFATLASALTEGRRPELAYTLDDMASDALGLLDALSIRRAHIVGRSMGGMIAQILAREHPSRVLSVASIMSTTGNPDLPSAGPDVMTMLMRPAPDPALDEAGFLDHGVAFARRIAGTAHPFDEEAHRALLWEEVRRGRAPGGFGRQIAAVGLAGDRRSGLAAITAPTLVVHGTEDPLFPPACGEDTAAAIPNAEMMLIPGMGHDLPPFLYRTIADAIERTACRSSISISGL, translated from the coding sequence GTGGCGGCCAACGGCATCACCCTGGCCTACGACAGCTTCGGCGACGGGGCGGCTGAGACGATCCTCCTGATCGCTGGGCTCGGTACGCAGATGATCCGCTGGACGGACGCCTTCTGCCTTGAGTTGGTGACGCGCGGCTTCCGCGTCGTGCGGTTCGACAACCGGGACACGGGACGCTCAACCCACTTCGCTGAGCATGGCGCGATGGACTTTGCGACCTTGGCCTCGGCGCTCACTGAGGGACGGCGGCCGGAACTCGCCTACACGCTCGACGACATGGCCTCGGACGCGCTCGGTCTGCTCGATGCCCTGTCCATCCGCCGAGCCCACATTGTCGGCCGCTCGATGGGCGGCATGATCGCCCAGATCCTGGCGCGCGAGCACCCGTCTCGTGTGCTCTCGGTCGCCTCAATCATGTCGACCACGGGAAATCCTGACCTGCCGTCGGCAGGGCCTGACGTCATGACGATGTTGATGCGCCCCGCCCCCGATCCCGCCTTGGACGAGGCTGGTTTCCTCGATCACGGCGTTGCCTTCGCGCGGCGCATTGCGGGTACGGCACATCCATTCGACGAAGAGGCCCACCGTGCTCTCCTCTGGGAAGAAGTTCGGCGAGGACGTGCGCCGGGTGGGTTCGGACGCCAGATCGCAGCGGTTGGGTTAGCTGGCGACCGCCGGTCAGGGCTCGCCGCGATCACGGCGCCCACCCTTGTTGTTCATGGGACAGAGGATCCTCTGTTCCCGCCTGCCTGCGGCGAGGACACCGCGGCCGCGATCCCGAATGCGGAGATGATGTTGATCCCCGGGATGGGGCACGATCTGCCGCCATTCCTGTACCGGACCATTGCCGATGCAATCGAGCGAACCGCTTGCCGTTCAAGCATCTCGATTTCGGGACTGTAG
- a CDS encoding tyrosine-type recombinase/integrase, whose protein sequence is MQPRHVRRLRDEKAETPAAANTMLKALRAMFQWAMEEDIVDADPTRDVKRAQYVTKGHHTWTLDEVDQFERRHPLGSKPRLAFALLLYTACRREDATRLGPQHIRDGRLRYIQAKNEHRKPISVDVPVFPDLAEAIAALPSSHLTFLVTDYGKPFSVAGFGNRFREWCDQAGLPHCSAHGLRKATAARLAERGCTPHEIMAVTGHQTLEEVERYTREAQRAGLADSAWKRFAAGRRGPTAEAGEGPTSGKPLAEMNKNAPVALPRGIEPLFSP, encoded by the coding sequence ATGCAGCCGCGCCATGTGCGGCGCCTGCGCGACGAGAAGGCCGAGACACCGGCCGCCGCCAACACGATGCTCAAGGCGCTCCGGGCCATGTTCCAATGGGCCATGGAGGAGGACATCGTTGACGCAGATCCAACGCGGGATGTGAAGCGCGCTCAGTACGTCACCAAAGGGCACCACACCTGGACACTGGACGAGGTCGACCAGTTTGAGCGTCGGCACCCGCTCGGCTCGAAGCCACGGCTAGCCTTCGCGCTACTGCTCTACACGGCCTGCCGGCGCGAGGACGCGACGCGCCTTGGCCCTCAGCACATCCGCGATGGCCGCCTGCGCTACATCCAGGCCAAGAACGAGCACCGCAAGCCCATCTCGGTCGACGTGCCGGTGTTTCCCGATCTGGCCGAGGCGATCGCCGCCCTGCCCTCCTCGCACCTGACCTTCCTAGTCACGGACTACGGCAAGCCGTTCTCGGTGGCGGGATTCGGCAACCGCTTCCGCGAGTGGTGCGATCAGGCCGGGCTCCCGCACTGCTCGGCACACGGCCTGCGAAAAGCGACAGCGGCGCGACTCGCCGAGCGCGGGTGCACGCCGCACGAGATCATGGCGGTCACGGGCCATCAGACGCTGGAAGAGGTGGAGCGGTACACGCGCGAGGCCCAGCGTGCGGGGCTCGCCGACAGTGCCTGGAAGCGCTTCGCCGCGGGGCGTCGTGGTCCCACCGCGGAGGCGGGTGAAGGTCCCACTTCCGGTAAACCACTGGCAGAGATGAATAAAAATGCGCCGGTGGCGCTCCCAAGGGGAATCGAACCCCTGTTTTCGCCGTGA
- the purB gene encoding adenylosuccinate lyase, with translation MIPRYSRPAMTAIWSPESRFRIWFEIEAHATTALAEIGVVPKAAAETIWTKGKDAVFDVARIDAIEAVTKHDVIAFLTHLAEIVGPEARFVHQGMTSSDVLDTCLNVQLVRAADILIADVDSLLSALKTRALEHKLTPTIGRSHGIHAEPVTFGLKLAQAYAEFERNRRRLVAAREEVATCAISGAVGTFANIDPRVEQYVAEKMGLTAEPVSTQVIPRDRHAMFFATLGVVASSLERLAIEIRHLQRTEVLEAEEFFSEGQKGSSAMPHKRNPVLTENITGLARMVRGYVTPALENVALWHERDISHSSVERMIGPDATVTLDFALARMTGVMEKLLVYPANMQKNLDRLGGLIHSQRVLLALTQAGVSREDSYRLVQRNAMPVWRGEGDFLALLKADPEVAAALPAEQIEACFDLGYHFKHVDTIFGRVFGDR, from the coding sequence ATGATCCCCCGCTATAGCCGCCCCGCGATGACGGCGATCTGGTCGCCCGAGAGCCGCTTCCGGATCTGGTTCGAGATCGAGGCCCACGCCACCACGGCGCTCGCCGAGATCGGTGTCGTGCCGAAGGCGGCGGCCGAGACGATCTGGACCAAGGGCAAGGACGCGGTCTTCGACGTCGCCCGCATCGACGCGATCGAGGCGGTGACGAAGCACGACGTCATCGCCTTCCTGACCCACCTCGCCGAGATCGTCGGTCCCGAGGCGCGCTTCGTCCACCAGGGCATGACCTCTTCGGACGTGCTCGACACCTGCCTCAACGTGCAATTGGTGCGGGCCGCCGATATCCTGATCGCCGACGTCGACTCGCTGCTCTCCGCCCTGAAGACCCGGGCCCTGGAGCACAAGCTCACCCCGACCATCGGCCGGTCGCACGGCATCCACGCCGAGCCGGTCACCTTCGGTCTGAAGCTCGCCCAGGCCTACGCCGAGTTCGAGCGCAACCGCCGCCGCCTCGTCGCGGCCCGCGAGGAGGTCGCCACCTGCGCGATCTCGGGCGCGGTCGGCACGTTCGCCAACATCGACCCGCGGGTGGAGCAGTACGTCGCCGAGAAGATGGGCCTGACCGCCGAGCCGGTCTCGACCCAGGTGATCCCACGCGACCGGCACGCGATGTTCTTCGCGACCCTCGGCGTCGTCGCCTCGTCGCTGGAGCGGCTGGCGATCGAGATCCGGCACCTCCAGCGCACCGAGGTCCTCGAGGCGGAGGAGTTCTTCTCCGAGGGCCAGAAGGGCTCCTCGGCGATGCCGCACAAGCGCAACCCGGTCCTCACCGAGAACATCACGGGCCTCGCCCGGATGGTGCGCGGCTACGTCACCCCGGCCCTGGAGAACGTCGCCCTCTGGCACGAGCGCGACATCTCCCACTCGTCGGTGGAGCGGATGATCGGCCCCGACGCCACCGTCACCCTCGACTTCGCCCTGGCGCGGATGACCGGGGTGATGGAGAAGCTGCTGGTCTACCCGGCCAACATGCAGAAGAACCTCGACCGGCTCGGCGGCCTGATCCACTCGCAGCGCGTGCTGCTGGCGCTGACCCAGGCCGGGGTCTCCCGCGAGGATTCCTACCGGCTGGTCCAGCGCAACGCGATGCCGGTCTGGCGCGGCGAGGGCGATTTCCTGGCGCTGCTCAAGGCGGACCCGGAGGTCGCCGCGGCGCTCCCGGCCGAGCAGATCGAGGCGTGCTTCGATCTCGGCTACCACTTCAAGCACGTGGACACGATCTTCGGGCGGGTCTTCGGCGACCGCTGA